One Spinacia oleracea cultivar Varoflay chromosome 4, BTI_SOV_V1, whole genome shotgun sequence DNA segment encodes these proteins:
- the LOC110787808 gene encoding uncharacterized protein At1g51745 encodes MVGSGSSNVEEGRRKGLNATVGELVWVQRRNGCWWPGQIIGLDELSENGPCSPRSGTPIKLLGRDDSSVDWHDLETAKGVKAFRCGEYNACIEKAKVSAPKFLKRSLKYPRREIAIFCALEIEKTNLLKNGSTLGHTPDNEALVNCANGSASMSHATKDGECSSEETSSEETTSACEDNSNSTQELSHSGISYEETNGSTCLQGQQYKRKRRKTPNDSEDDGNEGFKRMKGLNDLGIGSERKIRVLALANPGRSNSMSLNSTRADNCSAVGTLANGGVVQTFKKKRSQVVHIHELLKRKYRRRPLTKVLENTTMVPVRIICDESANPFERSDAISPFYECKDGNKDTELLNGHLPEVDSSDTLFDAPFVDEELHPSGFSQVWQSSSPLKPNSVGVFKGNSSRNEASSLEHDALDEAGPNYCAAHVNEKMEKSSSRWQSKGKRKARYLSKNDETNSQKWSVGHEKLDAYGMGPESPGQFPPSSNGLINGFTKHISVSATSPRSFSYHQPRFLVQSSLESPEVVPLFEVEVTVKATRPQVQHVPYISLMSKLSGKPITGHPVAVEALEEEDGFCDLKTSNYPASGSCELDDEDMEMDLDLVVEPKARKTKQPHFTRGKRKGKSSKSKKRHGSSSKKTRKLSSLTGVHKLNPGKRKLMVQSKGPTLSCVPLKIVFSRINEALNGSTRSAHRAVTLNDT; translated from the exons ATGGTGGGTAGTGGTAGCTCGAATGTGGAAGAGGGCAGAAGAAAGGGATTAAATGCAACAGTTGGAGAGTTAGTGTGGGTTCAAAGGCGAAATGGGTGCTGGTGGCCGGGTCAGATTATAGGTCTGGATGAGTTGTCGGAAAATGGTCCGTGTTCGCCACGATCAGGGACACCCATCAAGCTATTGGGTCGAGATGACTCAAGTGT GGATTGGCATGATCTTGAGACAGCTAAAGGTGTCAAGGCCTTTCGTTGTGGAGAATACAATGCCTGCATAGAGAAAGCAAAGGTCTCAGCACCAAAATTCTTAAAGCGATCCTTGAAATATCCTCGGAGAGAAATTGCTATTTTTTGTGCTCTTGAAATTGAAAAAACCAACCTGTTAAAAAATGGTTCAACCCTTGGCCATACTCCAGACAATGAAGCACTTGTCAATTGCGCAAATGGTTCTGCATCCATGTCTCATGCTACCAAAGACGGTGAATGTTCATCTGAAGAAACAAGCTCAGAGGAAACAACAAGTGCTTGTGAAGATAATTCAAATTCTACGCAAGAGCTGTCTCACTCTGGTATATCATATGAAGAGACTAATGGATCCACCTGCCTGCAGGGGCAGCAATACAAAAGAAAGAGGAGGAAGACCCCAAATGATTCAGAAGATGATGGTAATGAAGGGTTCAAGCGTATGAAAGGACTCAATGACTTGGGTATAGGCTCAGAGCGGAAAATTAGAGTTTTGGCATTGGCTAATCCAGGTCGATCAAATAGTATGTCACTTAATAGTACTCGTGCTGATAATTGTTCGGCAGTGGGAACTCTGGCAAATGGAGGTGTTGTGCAGACATTTAAGAAAAAGAGATCTCAAGTGGTACATATTCACGAGCTCTTGAAGAGGAAATATCGCCGACGTCCATTAACTAAGGTTTTGGAGAATACAACAATGGTTCCTGTTCGAATAATTTGTGATGAATCTGCAAATCCTTTTGAGAGATCTGATGCTATATCTCCTTTTTATGAATGTAAAGATGGTAATAAGGATACTGAACTGTTGAACGGACACCTTCCTGAGGTTGATTCTTCAGACACACTATTTGATGCCCCATTTGTTGACGAGGAACTGCACCCTTCTG GTTTCTCCCAAGTCTGGCAAAGTTCGTCCCCCTTAAAGCCTAATAGTGTTGGCGTTTTCAAAGGGAATTCCAGTCGCAATGAAGCTTCTAGTCTAGAACATGATGCACTCGATGAGGCTGGTCCTAACTATTGTGCTGCCCATGTGAATGAGAAGATGGAGAAAAGTTCTTCCAGATGGCAgtcaaaaggaaaaaggaaGGCAAGATATTTGAGCAAAAATGATGAGACAAATTCTCAAAAGTGGTCTGTTGGTCATGAGAAGTTGGATGCTTATGGAATGGGCCCTGAGAGTCCGGGGCAATTTCCTCCAAGTTCAAACGGCTTAATTAATGGATTCACAAAACACATTTCTGTGTCTGCTACTTCCCCGAGATCATTCTCATATCATCAACCCCGTTTCTTAGTTCAATCCAGTTTGGAGTCACCTGAAGTTGTTCCACTGTTTGAGGTTGAAGTGACGGTGAAAGCTACCAGGCCTCAGGTGCAACATGTTCCTTATATATCTCTTATGAGCAAGTTGAGTGGTAAACCTATCACGGGTCATCCAGTTGCAGTTGAGGCCCTAGAAGAAGAAGATGGGTTTTGTGATCTTAAGACGTCAAATTACCCAGCAAGTGGAAGCTGTGAGTTGGATGATGAAGATATGGAAATGGATTTGGATTTGGTAGTTGAGCCAAAAGCACGTAAAACCAAGCAACCTCATTTTACACGTGGCAAACGTAAGGGTAAATCTTCCAAGTCAAAAAAGAGACATGGCTCTTCATCGAAGAAGACAAGGAAGCTGTCTTCACTAACTGGTGTTCATAAGCTAAACCCAGGGAAAAGAAAACTTATGGTTCAGAGTAAGGGTCCAACACTATCTTGTGTTCCCTTGAAGATAGTATTCAGTAGGATAAACGAGGCATTAAATGGTTCTACAAGATCAGCTCACCGTGCTGTGACATTGAATGACACATAA